The Candidatus Eremiobacteraceae bacterium genome segment CGGCGGTAACGTCGCCGGGCGAGATCGAGATCGGCGTCCGCTTCCGGCACACGATGAAGGTGGAGCTTGGAATGTCCGTCGCCGGGCTCCGCCCCGACTGGGCGGAACGCGAAACCGCATATTTCGCCCGGCGGACGTCGGAGGGCTGCGCGCAGTGGCACCTTGCGCGAGTCGGCGAGGAATTCGTCGGATCGTCGTGCGCGTTCGTCGACGATTCCTGGGCGTCTACTTTGCTAACGCGTCCGAAAACCGGCTGGATAATCGGCGTCTACGTCTTGCCCAAATTCCGCCGGCGCGGCATCGCGCGCGGGTTGACAGATGCCGCGCTGCGCTGGCTGCGGGGCACGAGCTGCACCGAGGCAAAATTGCACGCCTCCTCATTTGGACGCGGTATTTACGAATCGCTCGGCTTTGCGCTCACGAACGAGATGATACTAAAGCTTTGACCCGGTCAGCGCGGCGTGTTCGGCGGATTGTCCGCGCCGGGCGTCTGTGCGCGACCCGGCAACTGAACCGTGAATTTGCGGCGGCGCAAGTCGGGAGATCCGGGCTTGGACATCTCCATTCCGGGATCGCGAATCGCCATGTCCTTGTCGTTGACGCGCCCGATATGCCGCAGATCGAGCGCGATGCTCGACGTCCCTTCTTCCACACTCATCACCGCGCTATACGGGGTCAGACGCCCCGGTTCATCTATCGAGCCTATATCGCGGCGCCGGCCGAGTCGCGCAAGGGCTTACCGGCGAATTTCAGCAATTCATCGCCGTTCAAATTCGACGTACTTGGAGGACGGCATGAAAAGATATCTGGCGGAATTCATTGGCACGTTCGTGTTGGTGCTCGTCGGCGTCGGCTCAGCCGTGCTCGACGGCAAGGCCCTCGGACCTGTCGGCATCTCACTTGCGTTTGGGCTGACGCTCGTCGCGATGGCCTACGCGATCGGCCCGATCTCCGGTTGTCACATCAATCCGGCCGTCACGTTCGGTCTCGCGGCGGCCGGCAAGTGCAAGTGGGCGGACGTGCCCGGCTACATCGTCGCGCAATGCGTCGGCGCCATTCTCGCGTCGCTCGTGTTGTTCGTGATCGCAGGCGGCGTCGCGGGCGGGTACGACGTTTCTGTTACCGGTTTTGCCGCTAACGGATTCGGTGATCACTCGCCTGGCGGATATGGCCAAACCGCGGCATTCCTCACCGAGATGTTCTTCACGTTCGTGCTCGTGCTGACGGTGATCGGAGCGACCGCCGATAAGGCGCCCGCCGGATTTGCCGGCCTGCCGATCGGGTTCGCGCTCGCGGTCACCAATTTCGCGGCCATCCCGGTGACGAACGCGTCGATCAACCCGGCTCGAAGCCTTGGTCCGGCCTTGTTCGTCGGCGGATGGGCGCTCGGTCAGCTCTGGCTGTTCATCCTCGCACCGATCGCGGGCGGCATTCTCGCGGCCATCGTCTACCGGCTCGTCCGCGAGTGATTCGGCACGCGACGGCGAATCGAGAACGTCTATGTCGGTAACTGAAATCGAAGGTTCGCTCTCGCGCGACGAGCGTGCGCGATACGCTCGCCACCTCATTCTTCCGGAAGTGGGGCTTGCTGGCCAACGCAAGCTCAAGGCCGCGCGCGTCGCGCTGATCGGCGCCGGCGGACTCGGGTCGCCGGCTGCCCTCTATCTCGCTGCGGCGGGAGTCGGGACGCTCGGCATCATCGACGATGATCTCGTCGACGCTTCGAATCTGCAACGACAAGTCATCCATTCCACAGCGGCGATAGGCCAGCGCAAGACCGCCTCCGCCGCCGCGCGCATCGAAGAGCTCAATCCGGGCGTGCGCGTCGAGTCACATAATGTCAGGCTGACGGCGGACAATGCGATGGAGCTGCTGTGCGGCTTCGACATCGTCATCGACGGAACCGACAATTTCCCCACGCGATACGCCGCCACCGATGCTTGCGTGCTGTTGGGAATCCCTTACGTCTATGGAGCGGTCTATCGCTTTGAAGGACAGACGTCATTTTTCGACGCTCGCGTGGGACCGTGTTATCGCTGCCTCTTTCCAGAGCCGCCGCCGCCCGGCGCCGCGCCATCGTGCGAAGAAGCCGGCGTTCTCGGCGTGTTGCCCGGCATCATCGGTTTGCTGCAGGCGACGCAAGCCATCAAGGCCATCGTCGGAATCGGAAAGTCGCTCGCCGGCCGCCTGCTCGTCTTCGATGCGGTCGAGATGACGTTCCGTGAGCTGCGGTTACGCAAGGATCCGAACTGCGCGCTATGCGGACCAAAGGCGACGATTCAGGCGCCCATGCAATTCGACGCGACATGTCAAACCACAGGCGATAAGCCGCAAGGGAGTGTGCTCGTGCAACAGACGCCTTTTGACGTGCAACCGGCAGACATCAAGGCGAGGCTCGACCGCGGCGATTCATTCGAATTGCTCGACGTTCGGGACGAGGACGAGATCGAGCTCGCAGCGCTGCCGCATACGGCGAACATCCCTTCGTACGAGATCTCCGAGCGCACCGGCGAGATAGACCGCACTCGCGACGTCGTCGTCTTCTGCCACTCCGGGGGCCGCAGCGCGCGCGTGGTGACTTTGTTGCGAATGCAAGGTTTCGACAATGTCTACAATTTGAACGGCGGCATTTCGCGCTGGTCCGCAGAGATAGATCCCACGGTTCCGACCTACTGAAGGATACGGCGTTGACCTCGATGAGCGTGTCGACTGCGAAATAGACTGAATGTGTACTGCTGCGGAGCCGGCGACGACGCCTTGAACCGTTGCGACGAGTTTGGCCGACCATAGAGGTCGGCCCCACAGAGTTCATCCACGACGATCGATATGGCCGCTGAAGATTCTCGCGCAAGTCCGACGTCAATCGCGAGCGATGAACACCGTCAGCGATCCGGGACCGTGGGCGCCGAGCACGACCGTTTTTTCGATGTCGGCCGTGCGGCTCGGCCCGGTGATGAAAACTCGTTCGCCGCGCTCGGCGTCGCCTGCGCTAAGTGCGCCGTCATTCAAGCCATGCGTCAATTGCGATGAGCGCCCCACGATGATGCATGCCGGCGGCAAGTACGGCAGCAGCCGGTCTTCGTAGCTCGAGACCCGGACAACGGCGGATCCGATATCCGCGATGAGCGACTCGGCCGCGATGATGGCGCAGTCGGCCGTTTCCAAAAATTCGGCGGACGCCCCGGACGTTTCGATCAACCGGTCCGCGGCAATCTGTGAAGCCGCCTGCCGTGCAAGGTCGTCGCTCTGCACAGCGATCGCGTGAAAACCCAAACGCGCGACGTGATCGGCGACCGCTCGCGCCAAAGCGTCGATGCCTTTGTCGACGACGATGACGGCGTCGCCACCCACCAATTCAAGCTCGCGCGCAAATCGTGCGCTCAAGGTTTCCGAATTCGCCTCATCGTCCGGTACTGGCCCGGCTGGCTCGAAAGACGGTGAGTCTGCGAATTCGATTGGCAAAGGAGTGCGCAGCGCGGCGCGAATCCGCATCATGATCTCCGTCCGTGCGTCTGAGTTCACGGCCGCGTCGCCCACCATTCGCGAAAAGTCTGCCGGGCTGGTACCGGCAGCGCGCGGCCGCGCATCCACGCGCCGAGCGGCCCCGGCTTCCATGGCGATGCTTTGCCGACGGCGATGGCGGCGCGCAACCAGGCGACGGCGCGTTCGTATGTGCGGACGCTCATCATGGCCCGCGCGAATAGACCCATCGCGCGACGTTCCAAACCGCCGCCGCTCGCGCCAGCGTCAACCGATGCGCGGCGAAGACGGACGAGCTGCAACGGTAGATCGATCTTGACCGGGCATTCGTCTTTGCATGCGCCACAAAGGGTGGATGCGAACGGCAACACGGCTGCGGCGGACGGGTCGACCATCTTCGGGGTCACAACAGCCCCGATGGGGCCGGGATAGACGGATCCGTACGCCGCGCCGCCGACGCGCCTGTAGACCGGACAAACGTTCATGCATGCGCCGCATCGGATGCAATAGAGCGCTTCGCGCGTGTCAGGATCGGCGAGCAGCGCCGTTCGGCCCGCGTCGACGATGACGCAATACTGACGCTTGCCTATTTCCGGGCCGAGAAAGTGATGCGTATACGTGGTGATTTTTTGTCCGGTGCCCGAACGCGCAAGCAATTGAAGGAATATGTTGAGATCGGCGGTCCGCCGGATCACCTTTTCGATACCCATCAGAGCTACGTGCACCGGCGGCGCCGCAGCGGAAAGTCCGCCGTTTCCCTCGTTCTCCACCACCACGAGCGTGCCGGTCTCCGCCACGGCGAAGTTCACGCCGGTCATGCCGACCCCGGCGCGAAGGTAGCGAGCGCGCAAGTGTGCGCGCGCGGCGAGGGAGAGGGCTTGGGGGTCGTCGGTGTATTCGAGCCCGAGCTTGCGCGCGAATAAGTGGCCAACGTCGTGACGCGAAAGATGCGCGGCGGGGGCAATGACATGCGTCGGCTTGTGGCCCGCGAGCTGGACGATGAATTCGCCGAGATCGGTCTCGACCGGCTCGATGCCTGCGGCTGCGAGCTCTTCGTTGAGCCGCAACTCTTCGGAGACCATCGACTTTCCCTTGACGACCGACGTCGCGCCGTGAGCGCGGCAGATGCGCAAGAATGCCTCCGCGGCCTCGGCGGCTGTGCGCGCCCACACCACTTCGCCGCCACGCTCGACGAATCGACGTTCGAATTGTTCGAGCAACTCGGCGAGATGCGCAATGGCGTCCGCCTTCAGCGAGTGCGCTTGGTTACGCAGCTCCTCCCACGGTACGTCGATTTGGGCCGCGCGCTTGTGATCCAGCGATCGCTGCATCGATCCCGCCAATACCGGAGCCGCGTTTGGCCGTCGAAAGCTCCGCTCGACTGCACCGCGATCGAAGTGCGCGCTCACGTC includes the following:
- a CDS encoding lactate utilization protein B encodes the protein MSAHFDRGAVERSFRRPNAAPVLAGSMQRSLDHKRAAQIDVPWEELRNQAHSLKADAIAHLAELLEQFERRFVERGGEVVWARTAAEAAEAFLRICRAHGATSVVKGKSMVSEELRLNEELAAAGIEPVETDLGEFIVQLAGHKPTHVIAPAAHLSRHDVGHLFARKLGLEYTDDPQALSLAARAHLRARYLRAGVGMTGVNFAVAETGTLVVVENEGNGGLSAAAPPVHVALMGIEKVIRRTADLNIFLQLLARSGTGQKITTYTHHFLGPEIGKRQYCVIVDAGRTALLADPDTREALYCIRCGACMNVCPVYRRVGGAAYGSVYPGPIGAVVTPKMVDPSAAAVLPFASTLCGACKDECPVKIDLPLQLVRLRRASVDAGASGGGLERRAMGLFARAMMSVRTYERAVAWLRAAIAVGKASPWKPGPLGAWMRGRALPVPARQTFREWWATRP
- the aqpZ gene encoding aquaporin Z; amino-acid sequence: MKRYLAEFIGTFVLVLVGVGSAVLDGKALGPVGISLAFGLTLVAMAYAIGPISGCHINPAVTFGLAAAGKCKWADVPGYIVAQCVGAILASLVLFVIAGGVAGGYDVSVTGFAANGFGDHSPGGYGQTAAFLTEMFFTFVLVLTVIGATADKAPAGFAGLPIGFALAVTNFAAIPVTNASINPARSLGPALFVGGWALGQLWLFILAPIAGGILAAIVYRLVRE
- a CDS encoding LUD domain-containing protein — protein: MSARFARELELVGGDAVIVVDKGIDALARAVADHVARLGFHAIAVQSDDLARQAASQIAADRLIETSGASAEFLETADCAIIAAESLIADIGSAVVRVSSYEDRLLPYLPPACIIVGRSSQLTHGLNDGALSAGDAERGERVFITGPSRTADIEKTVVLGAHGPGSLTVFIARD
- a CDS encoding GNAT family N-acetyltransferase, whose amino-acid sequence is MNTNSQDSDAAKPIIAAVTSPGEIEIGVRFRHTMKVELGMSVAGLRPDWAERETAYFARRTSEGCAQWHLARVGEEFVGSSCAFVDDSWASTLLTRPKTGWIIGVYVLPKFRRRGIARGLTDAALRWLRGTSCTEAKLHASSFGRGIYESLGFALTNEMILKL
- the moeB gene encoding molybdopterin-synthase adenylyltransferase MoeB — encoded protein: MSVTEIEGSLSRDERARYARHLILPEVGLAGQRKLKAARVALIGAGGLGSPAALYLAAAGVGTLGIIDDDLVDASNLQRQVIHSTAAIGQRKTASAAARIEELNPGVRVESHNVRLTADNAMELLCGFDIVIDGTDNFPTRYAATDACVLLGIPYVYGAVYRFEGQTSFFDARVGPCYRCLFPEPPPPGAAPSCEEAGVLGVLPGIIGLLQATQAIKAIVGIGKSLAGRLLVFDAVEMTFRELRLRKDPNCALCGPKATIQAPMQFDATCQTTGDKPQGSVLVQQTPFDVQPADIKARLDRGDSFELLDVRDEDEIELAALPHTANIPSYEISERTGEIDRTRDVVVFCHSGGRSARVVTLLRMQGFDNVYNLNGGISRWSAEIDPTVPTY